One genomic window of Candidatus Pseudobacter hemicellulosilyticus includes the following:
- the hpt gene encoding hypoxanthine phosphoribosyltransferase codes for MRSIRVRDKQFEPYLTAAQINERIKALAAAINQDYAGKKPVFIAILNGSFIFAADLFKQLHIDVEICFIKLASYKGTRSSGQVITAIGLDTDLFGRDVVIVEDIVDTGKTLTEFLPQLQHQQPASMKIVALLHKPEATVYPIPIDYLGFSIPNKFVVGYGLDYDGLGRNIPEIYKLVE; via the coding sequence ATGCGTTCTATCCGTGTGCGAGATAAACAATTTGAGCCTTACCTGACTGCTGCCCAGATCAACGAACGGATCAAAGCCCTGGCCGCTGCTATCAACCAGGACTATGCCGGGAAGAAGCCGGTCTTCATTGCCATCCTCAACGGCTCCTTCATCTTTGCCGCCGATCTTTTCAAGCAGCTGCATATTGATGTAGAGATCTGTTTTATCAAACTGGCTTCCTACAAAGGCACCCGCAGCTCCGGCCAGGTGATCACGGCCATTGGCCTGGATACTGACCTTTTTGGCAGGGATGTGGTGATTGTGGAAGATATTGTTGATACAGGAAAAACACTTACTGAATTCTTACCGCAGTTGCAACATCAACAGCCGGCCTCCATGAAGATAGTAGCACTCCTTCATAAGCCGGAAGCCACTGTGTATCCGATCCCTATCGATTATCTGGGCTTCTCTATTCCCAACAAATTTGTGGTAGGATATGGACTGGATTATGATGGATTGGGCAGGAATATACCGGAGATCTATAAACTGGTAGAGTAG
- a CDS encoding glucosaminidase domain-containing protein, whose protein sequence is MQLKRLLFVWPLLAFLGASAQRSEDIQNYIRTYKQLAIEEMQRTGVPASIKLAQGIHETMAGKSDLVLRSNNHFGIKCKTGWAGDKVYHDDDARGECFRSYSCSTDSYKDHSDFLKNSTRYAFLFSLEPTDYKGWAFGLKKAGYATNIKYSQILVKLIEDYNLQDYTLIALGRMKPEQEILADVANPQQEPVVALVQHGPSPLAQQAAAVTTTVAPAAPVSYPAGEFSINDTKVKYAAAGTSLLAVAREHNIALRRLIDFNDLKKEDVLTEAQLLFLQRKRKTGANEFHLVRPGESLYDICQTEALRLESLLDYNRLRDHEQPAVGELLYLRAHAPAKPRLAAEAALTTMAAANITIPGSRPAADQSGGLVHLVQSKETLYSIARKYDVTVEKIREWNKLPGFDLKIGQELVIYKN, encoded by the coding sequence ATGCAGTTAAAACGTTTATTGTTCGTTTGGCCATTGTTGGCTTTTTTAGGGGCCAGCGCCCAACGAAGCGAGGATATACAGAACTATATCCGGACGTATAAACAACTGGCTATCGAAGAGATGCAGCGGACCGGCGTGCCGGCCTCCATCAAACTGGCCCAGGGCATTCATGAGACCATGGCCGGTAAGAGCGACCTGGTGCTCCGCTCCAATAACCATTTCGGTATCAAGTGCAAGACCGGCTGGGCCGGGGATAAAGTATACCATGACGATGACGCCCGCGGGGAATGTTTCCGCAGCTATTCCTGCTCCACCGATTCCTATAAGGACCATTCCGATTTCCTGAAGAACAGCACCCGCTATGCCTTCCTGTTCTCCCTGGAACCTACAGATTACAAAGGCTGGGCCTTTGGCCTTAAAAAAGCCGGCTACGCCACCAACATCAAATATTCCCAGATACTGGTCAAGCTGATAGAGGATTATAACCTGCAGGATTATACGCTGATAGCCCTGGGCCGGATGAAACCGGAACAGGAGATCCTGGCTGATGTGGCCAATCCCCAGCAGGAGCCTGTGGTAGCCCTGGTACAGCATGGCCCCTCGCCTCTGGCACAGCAGGCCGCAGCTGTTACAACCACGGTAGCGCCGGCCGCTCCGGTCAGCTATCCCGCCGGTGAGTTCAGCATCAACGATACCAAGGTAAAATATGCGGCAGCCGGCACATCCCTGCTGGCCGTAGCCCGCGAGCACAATATTGCGCTGCGCCGCCTGATAGATTTCAATGATCTTAAAAAAGAAGATGTGCTGACCGAAGCACAACTCCTGTTCCTGCAACGGAAAAGGAAAACCGGCGCCAATGAATTCCATTTGGTTCGTCCCGGAGAATCTTTATACGATATCTGCCAGACAGAGGCCCTGCGCCTGGAATCCCTGCTGGACTACAACCGCCTCCGGGATCACGAGCAACCCGCTGTTGGTGAGCTGCTGTACCTGCGGGCGCATGCGCCGGCCAAACCCAGACTGGCGGCCGAAGCAGCACTGACCACTATGGCAGCGGCCAACATAACAATTCCTGGATCCCGGCCTGCTGCTGATCAGAGCGGCGGTCTTGTTCACCTGGTGCAATCGAAAGAGACCCTGTATAGCATTGCCCGGAAATATGACGTCACTGTGGAGAAGATCAGGGAATGGAATAAATTGCCCGGCTTTGACCTGAAGATCGGGCAGGAGCTTGTCATCTACAAAAACTGA
- a CDS encoding O-methyltransferase — protein sequence MELIPASVEAYADQFTSPEEALLAAIAEKTYAEHAQPHMLSGHVQGRFLEFISRMLQPRRILEIGTFTGYSALCLAKGLLKDGQLHTIELREADAALSRANFDRSSDRDKIILHIGNALDIIPVLGETWDLVFIDADKTGYSQYYELVLPQLRSGGLILADNVLFHGQVLQEPLSGKNAKAIHAFNQQVQADDRVEQVLLTIRDGLLMIRKK from the coding sequence ATGGAACTGATACCTGCGTCTGTGGAAGCCTATGCTGACCAGTTCACTTCACCGGAAGAGGCTTTATTAGCAGCCATAGCGGAGAAGACCTATGCGGAACATGCACAGCCGCATATGCTGAGCGGCCATGTGCAGGGCCGTTTCCTGGAATTCATCAGCCGGATGCTGCAGCCACGGCGCATCCTGGAGATCGGCACTTTTACCGGGTACAGCGCCCTCTGCCTTGCCAAAGGCTTGTTAAAAGACGGTCAATTGCATACAATAGAACTCCGTGAGGCGGATGCCGCCCTTTCCCGGGCAAATTTCGATAGGTCAAGTGACCGGGATAAGATAATTTTGCATATAGGCAACGCGTTAGATATCATACCAGTCTTGGGGGAAACCTGGGACCTGGTGTTCATTGATGCGGACAAAACCGGCTACAGTCAATACTATGAGCTGGTATTACCGCAGTTACGGAGCGGCGGCCTGATCCTGGCAGATAACGTCCTTTTCCACGGGCAGGTGCTGCAGGAACCGCTCAGCGGCAAGAATGCCAAAGCCATCCATGCTTTCAACCAGCAGGTGCAAGCCGACGACAGGGTAGAGCAGGTACTGCTCACCATTCGCGATGGCTTACTGATGATCCGAAAAAAATAA